Proteins from a single region of Butyrivibrio fibrisolvens:
- a CDS encoding CHY zinc finger protein — protein sequence MDCIKIIYGIQTDSEGRCIHYHSHKDVIANKCNKCGKFYACYKCHNELEEHKFEPVDPDEKDTVMCGACGRIYSYNEYSCIERCLDCGHEYNLGCSLHKSIYAAR from the coding sequence ATGGATTGTATAAAGATAATATATGGCATTCAGACTGATAGTGAAGGGCGGTGCATTCATTATCACAGTCATAAAGATGTGATAGCTAATAAATGCAATAAATGCGGTAAGTTTTATGCCTGCTATAAATGCCACAATGAACTTGAAGAACATAAATTTGAGCCTGTAGATCCTGACGAGAAGGATACAGTTATGTGCGGCGCTTGTGGAAGGATTTATAGCTATAATGAGTATTCATGTATTGAAAGGTGTCTTGACTGCGGTCATGAATATAATCTGGGATGTTCTTTGCATAAATCTATATATGCTGCAAGGTAA
- a CDS encoding sugar MFS transporter — protein MQNKNKYNKTLLACYLGFVVQAICANFVPLLYIVFHDNYNISFGQLALISTTFFFTQLIVDYICGRVVDKIGYRPSIVASEITCCAGLSLLAVLPDIMPSPLIGILICVTIYAIGSGLIEVLVSPIIEACPFDNKDVMMSLLHSFYCWGTVGVILISTIFFKFFGIGNWKLLAILWAIVPFYNIFNFATCPIEKLVDDDQSMTMGELLRSKTFWLFILLMVCAGSSEISMSQWASAFVESALHMSKAVGDLAGPCGFAVLMGISRTLYGKFGEKIDLTGFMIASGILCLICYLLAALSKAPVMGLVGCALCGFSVGIMWPGSISISSKVIPRGGTAMFALLALAGDLGGASGPAIIGYVSQFAGNNIQAGILSGIGFPIVLVICVLVIKRVKNNDIL, from the coding sequence ATGCAAAATAAAAATAAATACAATAAGACACTACTTGCCTGTTATCTTGGTTTTGTAGTTCAGGCAATCTGTGCCAATTTTGTTCCGCTGCTTTATATTGTATTTCACGATAATTACAATATTTCATTTGGACAGCTGGCGCTTATTTCAACGACTTTCTTTTTTACCCAGCTTATAGTTGATTATATATGCGGAAGAGTTGTAGACAAAATTGGATATAGACCTAGTATTGTTGCTTCGGAGATAACCTGCTGCGCGGGATTATCACTTCTTGCAGTACTGCCGGATATAATGCCGTCGCCTCTTATAGGTATACTTATCTGTGTCACGATATATGCTATAGGTAGTGGTCTTATAGAAGTTCTGGTGAGTCCTATAATCGAAGCCTGTCCTTTTGATAATAAAGACGTTATGATGAGTCTTCTTCATTCGTTTTATTGTTGGGGAACTGTAGGCGTAATCCTTATTTCTACAATATTTTTTAAATTCTTTGGAATAGGTAACTGGAAGTTACTGGCTATTCTTTGGGCTATCGTCCCATTTTATAACATCTTTAATTTTGCAACCTGCCCTATAGAAAAGCTCGTGGATGATGATCAGAGCATGACAATGGGAGAGCTGCTTAGATCAAAGACATTCTGGCTTTTTATATTGCTGATGGTCTGCGCAGGATCTTCTGAGATATCTATGTCTCAGTGGGCATCTGCTTTTGTGGAGTCGGCACTTCATATGTCCAAGGCAGTTGGAGATCTTGCAGGTCCTTGCGGATTTGCTGTTCTTATGGGAATAAGTAGAACTTTGTACGGCAAATTTGGCGAGAAGATCGACCTTACAGGCTTTATGATCGCTTCCGGTATTCTATGTTTGATATGTTATTTACTGGCAGCTTTGTCCAAGGCGCCTGTAATGGGACTTGTTGGCTGCGCTTTATGCGGATTTTCAGTTGGTATCATGTGGCCCGGATCCATTAGCATATCTTCTAAAGTTATCCCAAGGGGAGGTACAGCAATGTTTGCACTTCTTGCTCTTGCAGGAGATTTGGGCGGTGCTTCCGGACCTGCGATCATAGGCTATGTATCCCAGTTTGCAGGCAACAACATACAGGCCGGGATTCTTTCCGGCATCGGCTTTCCGATTGTCTTGGTCATATGTGTACTGGTTATTAAAAGAGTAAAAAACAATGATATTCTATGA
- a CDS encoding RsiV family protein: protein MKKSFRFFRVICCASLALSLILCSCSSPLIGGQKDDAQNEGAPGAGNADSSSSSSTGSSNNQSVITYKDNGFIDLNCESRRILFNSQIKEDSTYFYYVLNAKLWRTSKNDPDDTVCLFPKDDSCCVDGMKFAVYGGSVFVFAEKYADYTESAFRIDSEGNVSEITLENELTYYSSLDIYNDTLYFYSFDSDKGLVTEGYKLNSDGSIGDSYNEFADISFDFGDDLFPLHISFGSYKCSPSSIDFFGGMYCMDSVGNKSSLYFVSSDDSTASKIADISDGNIAAITKDKLIMLQNDSHGKCIYTIDLSSGERTDLLSTDGFNELGYGHSSDIELIDYDDENAFIKVDLPLTEDPVANISFDILKVSLSDGSTQLIGTITKGEKPGLYYSDLYYNFTSRGLTYTNVVDANTSLCNMSYDEMGKEVVLTTPEYNYDSSISALSEYGITLKSLHSAYYYTDDNYDIMVFRADLIVPQLPATSDAFIEFNETIAENLDVTDMAQLSLKDAKSIAEDSDPYDEYSPMDLYPYTYSYYFSELSYHDSRYVCLTTSDYEYWGGAHGLGWEYSYTLDMQDGRVLELSDVIGQTQEEFVELVCSHVTDLDEGELFCSYDETAQQIRDDYTYNDFNWFLTPEGVAVRFRSYEIAPYVAGYPVIVVPYNELTMLIQLGG, encoded by the coding sequence ATGAAAAAATCTTTTAGATTCTTTAGAGTCATATGTTGTGCTTCATTAGCGCTTTCTCTTATTCTTTGTTCTTGCTCATCACCTCTTATCGGTGGACAAAAAGATGACGCTCAGAATGAAGGAGCACCAGGTGCAGGTAATGCAGATAGTAGCTCGTCTTCTTCAACTGGTAGCAGTAATAATCAGAGCGTAATAACATATAAAGACAACGGGTTCATTGATCTTAACTGTGAATCAAGAAGGATTCTTTTTAACAGTCAGATAAAAGAAGATTCGACATATTTTTATTATGTTTTAAATGCAAAGCTATGGCGTACTTCTAAGAATGATCCGGATGATACGGTATGTCTTTTTCCAAAGGATGATTCATGTTGTGTAGATGGCATGAAATTCGCGGTGTATGGCGGTAGTGTCTTCGTGTTTGCTGAAAAGTATGCGGATTATACCGAAAGCGCATTCAGGATAGATAGTGAGGGCAACGTTTCAGAAATAACGCTTGAAAATGAACTTACATACTATTCTTCTCTGGATATATACAATGACACTTTGTATTTCTATAGTTTCGACAGCGATAAAGGCCTTGTTACTGAAGGATATAAGCTGAACTCAGATGGAAGTATTGGAGATTCTTATAATGAATTCGCAGATATTTCTTTTGATTTTGGAGATGATCTTTTTCCGCTACATATAAGCTTTGGAAGCTATAAGTGTTCGCCTTCTTCTATAGATTTTTTTGGCGGAATGTATTGTATGGATTCGGTTGGCAATAAATCTTCTTTATATTTTGTATCGTCGGACGATTCTACAGCCAGTAAGATCGCAGATATCAGTGATGGTAATATTGCTGCCATTACCAAAGATAAGCTTATAATGCTGCAAAATGATTCTCATGGAAAATGTATTTATACGATTGATCTATCTTCCGGTGAGCGCACTGATCTTCTGAGCACTGATGGATTTAATGAACTTGGCTATGGCCATTCATCTGATATTGAACTTATCGACTATGACGATGAAAATGCATTTATAAAGGTCGATCTGCCTCTTACTGAAGATCCTGTGGCGAATATTTCTTTTGACATTTTGAAGGTTAGTCTGTCTGATGGCAGCACGCAGCTTATTGGAACAATTACTAAAGGGGAAAAGCCGGGATTATACTATTCAGACCTTTACTACAACTTTACATCGAGGGGACTTACCTACACTAATGTTGTAGATGCAAACACCAGTCTTTGCAATATGTCCTATGATGAGATGGGAAAAGAAGTTGTGCTGACAACGCCGGAATATAATTACGACTCTTCTATTTCCGCTCTTTCGGAGTATGGGATTACTTTAAAATCTCTTCACAGTGCGTACTACTATACAGATGATAACTATGACATTATGGTGTTCAGGGCCGACCTTATCGTGCCGCAGCTTCCTGCAACGTCCGATGCATTTATAGAATTTAATGAAACGATTGCTGAAAATCTTGATGTAACTGATATGGCCCAGTTATCGCTTAAAGATGCCAAGTCAATTGCCGAGGATTCTGATCCTTATGATGAATACTCGCCTATGGATCTGTATCCATATACTTACTCATATTACTTTTCAGAGCTTAGTTATCACGATTCAAGGTATGTGTGCCTTACTACTAGCGATTATGAATACTGGGGCGGAGCTCATGGTCTTGGATGGGAGTATTCTTATACTCTTGATATGCAGGATGGAAGGGTTCTTGAACTTAGCGATGTTATCGGGCAGACTCAGGAAGAGTTTGTAGAGCTTGTATGTAGTCATGTGACGGATCTTGATGAGGGGGAACTTTTCTGCAGTTATGATGAAACAGCTCAGCAGATAAGGGACGACTATACATACAATGACTTTAACTGGTTCCTGACGCCTGAAGGGGTGGCTGTAAGGTTCAGATCTTACGAGATCGCACCGTATGTTGCGGGATACCCGGTCATCGTGGTTCCTTACAACGAGCTGACAATGCTTATTCAGCTTGGGGGATGA
- the zapA gene encoding cell division protein ZapA, with amino-acid sequence MSAKTDAQVIIGGRVLTLSGYESEEYLQKVASYLNTKIADCSKIEGFNRQPVDLQSILLQLNIADDYFKAKKQIQLLEEQATEKEKELYDLKHELIASQIKLENTEKNVKNLEKNLEDDSRKIIQLETELKNKVTPISSGSSSGKGRR; translated from the coding sequence ATGTCAGCAAAAACCGATGCTCAGGTCATCATTGGTGGAAGGGTGCTTACATTAAGCGGTTATGAAAGTGAAGAGTATCTTCAGAAGGTAGCATCATACCTTAACACTAAGATAGCAGACTGCAGTAAGATCGAAGGATTCAACAGACAGCCGGTAGATCTTCAGTCAATACTCCTTCAGCTCAATATAGCAGACGATTATTTTAAGGCTAAGAAGCAGATACAGCTTCTGGAGGAACAGGCTACTGAGAAGGAAAAAGAGCTCTATGATCTCAAGCACGAGCTTATCGCATCTCAGATCAAGCTTGAGAATACTGAGAAGAACGTCAAGAATCTTGAGAAGAATCTTGAAGACGATTCAAGAAAGATAATACAGCTTGAAACAGAGTTAAAGAACAAAGTTACACCCATTAGTTCAGGGTCTTCTTCCGGTAAAGGAAGACGATAA
- a CDS encoding HAD family phosphatase — protein MSSDIAVIFDMDGVLLDTEMIYMKAWEERARQTLLDVDFVRDMVLACTGTTSAMTKEIMIQRLGSIEAYEEGVTYTRNYFHKYINDNGIPVKKYVRDILQYLNSNNIPTGLASSTKEAIVRQEISEAGIIDYFTVILGGDNVINGKPAPDIFLDCAAKLNANPKTCYVIEDSFNGIRAAHAAGMHPIMVPDLRQPDDEIKGLSEAVLPDLNEVIKYFEKIGF, from the coding sequence ATGAGTTCTGATATAGCAGTAATATTCGATATGGACGGAGTTCTTCTTGATACTGAGATGATCTACATGAAAGCCTGGGAAGAGCGTGCGAGGCAGACTTTACTTGATGTGGACTTTGTACGAGATATGGTTCTTGCCTGTACAGGTACTACATCTGCCATGACAAAAGAGATCATGATCCAAAGGCTTGGCAGTATAGAGGCTTATGAAGAAGGTGTTACATATACAAGAAACTATTTTCACAAATATATTAATGACAATGGTATACCTGTAAAAAAATACGTTCGAGATATCTTGCAGTATCTAAATAGCAATAATATACCAACAGGCCTTGCATCATCCACGAAAGAAGCTATCGTCAGACAGGAGATAAGCGAAGCCGGAATTATCGACTATTTTACAGTGATACTTGGCGGCGACAACGTCATAAACGGCAAACCCGCCCCTGACATCTTCCTAGACTGCGCAGCCAAACTCAACGCAAATCCTAAGACCTGCTACGTAATAGAAGACTCCTTCAACGGAATCAGGGCCGCCCACGCCGCCGGAATGCACCCAATAATGGTTCCCGACCTCAGACAACCAGATGATGAAATAAAAGGGCTTTCAGAAGCAGTACTGCCAGATTTAAATGAAGTAATTAAATACTTTGAAAAGATAGGATTTTAG
- a CDS encoding U32 family peptidase — protein MNELKRPELLAPAGNYEAFLGAIAAGADAVYLGGTRFGARAYADNFDTEAVIRAIKYAHLYGRKLYMTVNTLVKEEEFNDLYDYLAPFAEAGLDGVIVQDFGVLGFIREHFPKVELHVSTQMAITGVNGAKLLKKMGAVRVVPARELSLDEMIQIKEEAQIEVEAFIHGAMCYCYSGMCLFSSIVGGRSGNRGRCAQPCRLPYKVQGGFIADDRNKKSSGPKDQGSSEEFYPLSLKDMCTIEIIPSLIRAGIDSFKIEGRMKKPEYVAGVTSIYRKYIDKFLEDPEAPFKVEEVDLNVLRHLYLRTEISQGYYERHNSRDMVTLSSPGYSGSDDALIAKIRDKYVTGEKKRSISAYGYFHPGCESMLTFSCDDISVTVSGQVVQEASKRPMLKEDIESRIMKLGDTFFELKPQDLTIDMDESDPGIFMPVKELNELRRQAADKLLDELKNKV, from the coding sequence ATGAATGAATTGAAACGTCCCGAGCTTTTAGCTCCGGCCGGTAATTATGAAGCATTTCTCGGAGCCATAGCTGCAGGTGCCGATGCTGTATATTTAGGCGGCACAAGGTTTGGCGCAAGAGCATATGCTGACAATTTTGATACAGAAGCAGTTATTAGAGCTATTAAGTATGCCCATCTTTATGGCAGAAAGCTTTATATGACTGTAAATACACTTGTAAAAGAAGAAGAATTTAATGACCTGTACGATTATCTTGCGCCCTTCGCTGAGGCGGGGCTTGATGGAGTAATCGTACAGGATTTTGGTGTATTGGGATTTATAAGAGAGCATTTTCCAAAAGTTGAGCTCCATGTAAGTACCCAGATGGCCATAACTGGCGTAAATGGCGCCAAACTCCTTAAGAAAATGGGAGCCGTAAGAGTCGTGCCTGCAAGAGAGCTTTCTTTGGATGAGATGATACAGATCAAAGAAGAGGCTCAGATCGAAGTTGAAGCCTTCATCCACGGCGCAATGTGTTATTGTTATTCCGGCATGTGCCTCTTTTCCTCAATAGTTGGAGGAAGGTCCGGCAACAGAGGAAGATGTGCCCAGCCATGCAGACTTCCATACAAGGTCCAGGGCGGATTTATAGCAGATGACAGGAACAAAAAGTCATCCGGTCCTAAAGATCAGGGAAGCTCTGAAGAGTTCTATCCGCTTTCATTGAAGGATATGTGCACCATCGAGATCATTCCAAGCCTGATCAGAGCCGGAATTGACTCCTTCAAGATAGAAGGACGCATGAAAAAGCCTGAGTACGTAGCAGGTGTTACATCTATATACAGAAAGTATATAGACAAGTTCCTTGAAGATCCCGAAGCTCCATTCAAAGTAGAAGAGGTCGATCTTAATGTATTAAGACATCTATATCTTAGAACCGAGATAAGCCAGGGCTACTACGAAAGACACAATTCAAGAGACATGGTAACCTTGTCATCCCCAGGCTATAGCGGATCTGATGACGCGCTTATAGCAAAGATAAGAGATAAGTATGTTACAGGTGAAAAAAAGCGCAGCATATCTGCCTACGGTTATTTCCACCCCGGATGCGAGTCCATGCTGACATTTTCCTGCGACGATATCTCAGTTACAGTATCAGGTCAGGTTGTACAGGAAGCTTCAAAGCGTCCTATGTTAAAAGAAGACATCGAAAGCCGTATCATGAAGCTTGGCGATACATTTTTTGAATTAAAGCCCCAGGACCTTACCATAGATATGGATGAAAGTGATCCGGGAATCTTCATGCCGGTAAAAGAATTAAATGAGCTCAGAAGACAAGCTGCTGATAAGCTTTTGGACGAACTCAAAAACAAGGTCTAA